In Dyadobacter subterraneus, a single genomic region encodes these proteins:
- a CDS encoding DUF4136 domain-containing protein → MKKSLILLAVLSIFSTMVFANNSKPRTMSCVTAHTYNWIVPDMKKNQNPMYSSTYSRQRIQQAFDAALNGKGLVRETQNPDLLLQFHTYTQRVRRNYYGGGYPMMGYPMMGFGRFGYGMPYYGGYGYGGYGGYPSSSNNTDGTLILDVVDTKTGNIIWQKAITGDVTNPNHLEKRINKGVKKLMKDFPVQG, encoded by the coding sequence TTCAGCACAATGGTTTTTGCAAATAATTCAAAACCAAGAACAATGAGTTGCGTAACGGCGCACACTTACAACTGGATTGTACCGGATATGAAAAAAAATCAGAATCCAATGTACAGCAGCACATATTCCCGCCAACGTATCCAACAAGCGTTTGACGCAGCTTTAAATGGTAAAGGTTTAGTGAGAGAAACGCAGAATCCTGATTTACTTCTGCAATTTCATACCTATACCCAGCGTGTTCGTAGAAATTATTATGGTGGTGGTTACCCTATGATGGGCTATCCGATGATGGGTTTTGGCAGATTCGGTTACGGAATGCCTTACTATGGCGGGTATGGTTACGGTGGTTACGGCGGATATCCATCTTCCAGCAATAATACAGACGGAACATTAATCCTTGATGTTGTTGATACAAAAACCGGAAACATCATCTGGCAAAAGGCAATCACGGGTGATGTAACCAATCCAAACCATCTGGAAAAAAGAATCAATAAAGGAGTGAAAAAACTTATGAAAGATTTCCCCGTTCAGGGATAA